A section of the Candidatus Atribacteria bacterium genome encodes:
- a CDS encoding DegV family protein — translation MKIQIKYINGIRFKRFIITSAQRINQMEQYLNDINVFPVADGDTGTNLAATMSNIVKEVKKCKDASFARVSSVIADSALMGARGNSGAILAQFFQGLAEATQDKVRLSTESFAQAAIKAAEQARKAISQPQEGTIITVMKDWAEHLVKNAPYTPDFVELFKKSLSKAKESLAKTPDKLLLLKRAGVVDAGAQGFVNILEGIVNFIEYGKVRSLEVLSSTGERIRSFNLDKIDSGINFRFCAECLLEGINLDLGTVRQKLSSLGDSLIIAGSEHKAHIHIHTDNPEDVFTELSECGTIVKTKVDDMRKQHTKIKADAHGESIGLVTDSTCDLPLEIIKKYNIKVVPVVIQVGEKSYLDQVEIKPKDFIHILETSQEKLSTSQPPPAFFAEAYKEIVQKYQSIISLHISEKLSGTIQGARMGCQDKHYSNRIHIVNSKTSSVALGLLVAEAAQLIQERLNLEEIIDRIKDATENVKIFISIPTLKYLMRSGRLNIAKGILGTLLNLKPILTLNSDGNIVEAAKVIGQKRVILKTVDLAIQFATRVKNPRFAIAHVAAPELAGWYSNKIRAIFNTSKIMIAEASPALSIHIGIGGAAIAVLGDS, via the coding sequence ATGAAAATTCAAATCAAATATATAAATGGTATCCGCTTCAAGCGTTTTATTATCACTTCCGCCCAACGTATCAATCAGATGGAGCAGTATCTGAATGATATTAATGTTTTTCCGGTAGCTGATGGAGACACCGGTACGAATCTGGCAGCAACCATGAGCAATATTGTAAAAGAGGTAAAAAAATGTAAAGATGCTTCTTTTGCCAGGGTTAGCAGCGTGATTGCCGATTCGGCTTTAATGGGAGCACGTGGTAACTCTGGAGCAATCTTGGCTCAATTTTTTCAAGGCCTGGCAGAAGCAACCCAGGATAAAGTACGTCTTAGCACAGAATCCTTTGCTCAAGCAGCTATCAAGGCTGCGGAACAAGCCCGGAAAGCCATTTCTCAGCCTCAAGAAGGAACAATTATTACGGTAATGAAAGACTGGGCGGAGCATCTGGTAAAAAATGCTCCCTATACCCCTGATTTTGTGGAACTTTTTAAAAAATCATTATCGAAAGCAAAGGAATCCCTGGCTAAAACGCCCGATAAACTGCTGCTATTAAAAAGAGCAGGGGTAGTTGATGCCGGAGCTCAGGGTTTCGTTAATATCTTGGAAGGGATCGTTAATTTTATTGAATACGGTAAAGTAAGATCATTAGAGGTACTTAGCTCTACCGGCGAGAGAATAAGGAGTTTTAATTTAGATAAAATTGATTCCGGAATTAATTTCCGGTTCTGTGCTGAATGCTTGCTGGAAGGAATTAACTTAGATCTGGGAACAGTGAGGCAAAAACTTTCCTCCCTAGGAGATTCACTGATTATTGCCGGCTCTGAACACAAAGCCCATATCCATATTCACACCGATAACCCCGAGGATGTATTTACTGAATTGTCTGAATGCGGAACTATCGTGAAAACCAAAGTTGATGATATGCGTAAACAACATACCAAGATTAAAGCGGATGCTCACGGAGAAAGTATAGGATTGGTTACCGATTCAACTTGTGATTTACCGCTGGAGATCATTAAAAAATATAATATTAAAGTTGTACCCGTCGTGATTCAGGTTGGGGAAAAGAGTTATTTGGACCAGGTAGAAATTAAACCAAAAGATTTTATTCATATTTTAGAGACCTCGCAGGAAAAGCTGTCCACTTCCCAGCCTCCTCCCGCTTTTTTTGCCGAAGCTTATAAGGAAATTGTCCAAAAATATCAATCGATAATTTCTTTACATATCTCTGAAAAATTAAGCGGAACGATCCAGGGTGCGCGTATGGGCTGCCAGGATAAGCATTACAGCAATAGAATTCACATTGTAAATAGCAAAACAAGTTCGGTTGCTTTGGGATTATTAGTGGCCGAGGCAGCTCAATTAATTCAAGAAAGACTTAACCTTGAAGAAATCATTGATCGGATAAAAGATGCTACCGAAAATGTTAAAATCTTTATCAGCATACCTACCTTAAAATATTTGATGCGTAGCGGGCGCTTGAATATCGCCAAAGGAATTCTGGGTACGCTTCTTAACCTGAAACCCATTTTAACGCTAAATTCTGACGGTAACATTGTCGAAGCAGCTAAAGTGATAGGGCAAAAAAGAGTAATTCTTAAGACCGTAGATTTGGCGATTCAGTTTGCTACAAGAGTTAAAAATCCCCGTTTTGCAATTGCTCATGTAGCAGCACCGGAATTGGCTGGATGGTATAGTAATAAAATTCGAGCCATCTTTAATACTTCAAAAATAATGATCGCCGAAGCATCGCCTGCCTTGAGTATCCATATAGGTATTGGCGGAGCGGCCATTGCCGTCCTGGGGGATTCTTAA
- a CDS encoding transposase yields the protein MPRKARKLSSTNIYHVMIRGNRKQDIFLEDEDRFKFIKVLKKVKQKREYIIYAYCLMNNHVHLLIKEKDEQLSQTMKRINVSYVNYFNKKYQQIGHLFQDRFKSEPIENENYLLAVLSYIHNNPLNAFMVNNLEEYTWSSYCLYIAKLPQKNFLIELEHILSLFSPDKDKAIDLFVRYHHQNRLEKSNIIELPEEDKKYSHSLINEKGAKQYIQNYFKEYNFGLSNLKERKYQFHRNKLISYLKLNSNLSIREIANILRVSPVTVQIIK from the coding sequence ATGCCAAGAAAAGCTCGAAAATTAAGTTCAACAAATATTTATCATGTTATGATTCGCGGCAATCGGAAACAAGATATATTTTTAGAAGATGAGGATAGATTCAAGTTCATAAAAGTACTGAAAAAAGTAAAACAAAAAAGGGAATATATAATTTATGCTTATTGTTTAATGAATAATCATGTCCATCTGTTAATTAAAGAAAAAGATGAACAGCTTTCCCAGACAATGAAAAGAATAAATGTGAGCTACGTGAATTACTTCAATAAGAAATATCAGCAGATTGGTCATCTTTTTCAAGATCGTTTTAAAAGTGAACCAATTGAAAATGAGAATTATTTATTGGCAGTACTGAGTTATATTCATAACAATCCATTAAATGCCTTTATGGTTAATAATTTAGAAGAATATACTTGGAGCAGTTACTGTTTGTATATTGCAAAATTACCGCAGAAAAACTTTTTAATTGAGCTTGAACATATATTATCTTTATTTTCTCCGGATAAAGACAAAGCGATTGATTTATTTGTTCGATACCATCATCAGAATAGACTAGAAAAAAGCAATATTATTGAATTACCAGAAGAAGACAAGAAATATAGCCACAGTTTGATTAATGAGAAAGGAGCAAAGCAATATATCCAAAATTATTTTAAAGAATATAACTTTGGTTTATCTAATTTAAAAGAAAGAAAGTATCAATTTCATAGAAACAAACTGATAAGTTATTTGAAATTGAATTCTAATTTATCCATTCGAGAGATAGCAAATATTTTGAGAGTTAGCCCGGTAACAGTTCAAATAATAAAATAA
- a CDS encoding PD-(D/E)XK nuclease family protein: MHPFLAPLKEICRENLTGSKNLIMPSYLDGNTLKKSLSREGFFALNFNITTLFDLARDHCNDQLLKNKLKILDHALGQIFLFQILKKLSRKKELKYFQLPAFSPGISRSVYLAIKELKAAGFSSQNFPHSAMINSHKSEDLRKIIEEYEKILKEQNYIDEADVYLLAIKSQKKDQQKKEIFIVPSNIELNYLEQIFFRKMILPGAKVITLPAPKNLKKPASFYFFQPVKEEENYQESLPQLPRKPEIELIQSQGEFNEVKTIIRKIKSQNIPWDEVSIFYTVQEPYSQYLYQLSRQYSFPITLGSGISIKNASPAKLFFALIDWIRDNYSIAKLYFLLTGGNFEFKNQQLDADMPTPQEAASLLRNSPIGHKRDRYIKGLNFSIKQLKKEIKQVSESRKEKVDKKIKDLIRIKEFISHIFHEIPQENFDYTVSAKQIARGLISSVTHYSRIDEACNLDQEALTKIKERLTVFIESEAPFPDMPLNEALTLIADLIKNERINCSEPRGGFLHTASYKKGIWLDRPTNFIIGMDATKFPDSSSVHDGSILLDSEKKNTGRMNQDKGKDQESRYKMLQLLTSLKGKIILSYSRYDTRDNRELSPSGLMLQLYRLISGDKEKDYSDFYRSFHETSGFISGKPQEILDAADWFLYSIRYNSSDLTSLFEDLYPALSEGFYAARQRGKEELNCFNGKVNSDPKWVDPRLNRGLVVSSSRLELIAFCPYLYFLKFILKITPPQEMIEDPGVWLNPSEKGIVFHQIFEQFYKKLKERSPTGTFVLPSYTDHWPILEALTLSRLKQTKKRLAPPSNLIYQHECKEILNSCRFFLHCEEKKYKGEIPVYLELAFGTRDSKNRELGKIKAVELSLPSGKSISFQGKIDRIDKIGEDTYRIIDYKTGTPYEFSRSKYFQNGRQIQHALYALSLKKILVKAGISACPKIPKAGYYFPTLSGQGRQYFYDEEKRDQVLEIIDLLLDSVAQGDFAMTQKADDLKCADYRDILEQNQVMKVGGKKGEKYSQEPALDNLRRLQEEYE; this comes from the coding sequence ATGCATCCATTTTTAGCTCCCCTAAAGGAGATCTGCCGGGAGAATCTCACCGGTAGTAAAAATTTAATTATGCCTTCTTACCTGGATGGCAATACCCTTAAAAAAAGCTTATCCCGAGAAGGTTTTTTTGCCTTGAACTTTAATATCACTACACTTTTTGACCTGGCCAGAGATCACTGTAATGATCAACTCTTGAAAAATAAATTAAAAATTTTAGATCATGCCTTAGGCCAGATATTTCTTTTTCAGATATTGAAAAAATTATCCCGGAAAAAAGAACTGAAGTATTTTCAACTGCCTGCCTTTTCGCCCGGAATCAGCCGCTCGGTGTATCTGGCAATAAAAGAATTGAAGGCAGCCGGATTCTCTTCTCAAAATTTTCCCCACTCGGCTATGATTAATTCCCACAAGAGTGAAGACCTGCGGAAGATAATAGAGGAGTATGAGAAAATATTAAAAGAGCAAAATTATATTGATGAAGCGGATGTCTATCTTCTGGCCATTAAATCCCAGAAAAAGGATCAGCAGAAAAAAGAGATCTTCATCGTCCCTTCTAATATCGAATTAAATTATCTGGAGCAAATCTTTTTCCGGAAGATGATATTACCGGGAGCAAAGGTGATTACCTTACCTGCCCCGAAAAACTTAAAGAAACCGGCTTCTTTTTATTTTTTCCAGCCGGTTAAGGAAGAAGAAAATTATCAGGAAAGTCTGCCTCAACTGCCCCGAAAACCGGAAATAGAGTTGATCCAATCCCAGGGAGAATTTAATGAAGTAAAAACAATTATCCGAAAGATCAAATCCCAAAATATTCCCTGGGATGAGGTAAGTATCTTTTATACAGTGCAAGAACCCTATTCCCAATATCTTTATCAGCTGTCCAGACAATACTCTTTTCCTATCACTTTGGGCAGTGGTATCAGCATTAAAAACGCTTCTCCGGCGAAACTGTTTTTTGCTTTGATTGATTGGATAAGAGATAATTATAGTATCGCAAAATTATATTTTTTGCTTACCGGAGGTAATTTTGAGTTTAAAAATCAGCAGTTGGATGCGGATATGCCCACTCCCCAAGAAGCGGCTTCTTTACTGCGAAATTCCCCTATTGGGCATAAAAGGGATCGATATATTAAGGGCTTGAATTTTAGCATTAAACAGTTAAAAAAAGAGATCAAGCAGGTGTCCGAAAGCAGGAAAGAGAAGGTGGATAAAAAGATAAAAGACCTGATTCGGATCAAGGAATTTATTTCCCACATTTTTCATGAAATACCTCAAGAAAATTTTGATTATACTGTCTCAGCAAAACAGATTGCCCGGGGGCTTATAAGTAGTGTGACCCATTACAGCAGGATAGATGAGGCGTGTAATTTAGACCAGGAAGCGCTGACAAAAATAAAAGAACGGTTGACTGTTTTTATAGAAAGTGAAGCTCCTTTTCCCGATATGCCCTTAAATGAAGCCCTTACTCTGATAGCAGATCTCATCAAGAATGAAAGGATTAATTGCTCGGAACCAAGAGGGGGTTTTCTGCATACGGCCAGCTACAAAAAAGGAATTTGGCTTGATCGTCCCACTAATTTTATTATAGGAATGGATGCGACTAAATTTCCTGATTCATCTTCAGTGCATGACGGATCTATCTTGCTAGATAGCGAGAAAAAAAATACCGGCCGCATGAATCAGGATAAAGGGAAAGATCAAGAAAGCCGATATAAAATGCTTCAATTGCTTACTTCTCTTAAAGGCAAAATTATTCTTTCCTATTCCCGTTACGATACCCGGGATAATCGGGAATTATCCCCCTCCGGATTAATGCTGCAGCTGTACCGTTTGATATCCGGAGATAAGGAAAAGGATTATTCTGATTTTTATCGAAGTTTTCATGAGACCTCCGGGTTTATTTCGGGAAAGCCTCAGGAAATTCTTGATGCCGCAGACTGGTTCTTATATTCTATCAGATATAATTCTTCAGATCTTACTTCCCTTTTTGAAGATCTTTATCCCGCTCTATCCGAAGGTTTTTATGCCGCTCGACAGAGAGGAAAAGAAGAACTCAATTGCTTCAACGGAAAAGTAAACAGTGACCCGAAATGGGTAGACCCCCGCCTCAACCGGGGGCTGGTGGTTTCCAGTTCCAGATTAGAATTGATTGCCTTTTGCCCCTATCTGTATTTTTTAAAATTTATCTTAAAAATAACGCCGCCGCAAGAGATGATCGAAGACCCGGGGGTATGGCTGAACCCCTCTGAAAAAGGTATTGTATTCCATCAAATTTTTGAGCAGTTTTATAAAAAGTTAAAAGAGCGCTCACCAACCGGAACCTTTGTCTTGCCATCTTATACCGATCATTGGCCTATTTTAGAAGCCCTTACTCTTTCCCGGCTGAAACAAACCAAGAAGAGGTTAGCCCCTCCCAGCAATCTGATCTATCAGCACGAGTGCAAAGAAATATTAAATTCCTGCCGCTTCTTTCTCCATTGCGAAGAAAAGAAATACAAAGGAGAAATACCAGTTTATTTGGAACTTGCTTTTGGCACCCGGGATAGCAAGAACCGGGAGTTAGGCAAGATAAAAGCAGTGGAGCTATCTCTGCCCAGTGGAAAATCGATCAGTTTTCAGGGAAAGATTGACCGAATAGATAAAATAGGCGAGGATACCTATCGCATCATTGATTACAAGACCGGTACCCCTTATGAATTTAGTCGAAGTAAATATTTTCAAAACGGAAGACAGATTCAACATGCCCTCTATGCCTTGTCCCTAAAAAAGATCTTGGTTAAAGCGGGAATATCTGCCTGTCCTAAGATCCCAAAAGCAGGTTATTATTTCCCTACATTATCTGGCCAGGGAAGGCAATATTTTTACGATGAAGAAAAAAGAGATCAAGTATTGGAGATCATTGATTTGTTGCTGGATAGTGTTGCTCAAGGAGATTTTGCCATGACTCAAAAAGCAGATGATCTGAAGTGTGCCGATTACCGGGATATCCTGGAACAAAATCAAGTGATGAAAGTAGGCGGGAAAAAAGGAGAAAAATATAGCCAAGAACCCGCTCTGGATAATTTAAGGAGGCTGCAAGAAGAATATGAATGA